The following DNA comes from Deinococcus sp. YIM 134068.
CCGCGAGGTGGACGAGGCCGTGGACAGCCTCACCGCCGCCATCGAACCCCTGATGATCGTTTTTCTCGGTGGCATCGTCGGCGTGATCGTGGCGGGCATGTTCCTGCCGATGTTCAGCATCATCGGGCAGCTCAGCCAGTAGGCCCGGCCAGTCGCGGAGGGCACTCCGAGACACGCGGCAGAGGCCGAAATGTGCCTCCCGCCCCTCACTTCACGCGGAAGGGTTCCCCAAGACAGGCGACCTTTCCGCACTTTGTTGTTCGGAGCCATCTTCGGAGGAAGCCCCACCGTCCAAAGGGGCCGGGCGTCCTTCGACCCTTCCGGCGGTTGGTGCCCACGCCAGCGCCTCCCCGGAACCGGCCTCTCCTGCCTGCCGACAAAGCCGCCGTTCCTCTTCCTGGAGGGGCAGCCCTACCCCTTCGCCGCCGGGGGCCGCGCGCCCCCGTCCGTCAACTCGATCAGCCAGCCCATCAGTTGAATGAACGCCAGCGCCATCGCGGGCGTCCCCGCCAGCATCATGATCCACCCGCTGATCTGCTGGTTGTCCAGCGGCGTGAGGTTCCACAGGCACAGCGCCGCGACGTAGGGCGTGTACAGCACCTGCCGCGAGTACAGCCACACGGCGGCCACGCTCATCATCGGCAGGGCGGCGAGCAGACCGAACCATCCGCGCGAGCCGATGGACGCGGGCTGCACGCTCGGCAACGGACGGAGGACGACCCCCCACACGAGCAGGCTGCTCAGCAGGTACAGCGCGGGAAGGAGCGCCCCCGCCGTGTTCGTGACGATGCTGGCGTTGAATCCGGCGGGCACGTTCCAGAAGATGACGACCGCGAACCAGACCGCGAGCGCCACCCACGGGTCGAGGAGCACGCCGAGAATCCGACCGAGCGGACGCCGGGGGTCAATCGCGACACCGCGCGGCAACCCCAGGATGAGGAGCGGCGGGACCACCTCGGCGAGAACCATCAGGCGGCTCATGTACAGCGCCATGCTGTTGAGGGTGAGGGTGGTCGCGGCGGACTGGGTGGCGAGGATCAGGAGCACCATTCCCAGCGCGAACAGCACGGCCCGCCACACCGGCCAGCGCGCCCGGCCCTCCTCACTCCGGCGGGCGACGGCGAAGCGCCAGGCATACACCCCCGTCACCGCGAGGACGGGCAGCCACACGAGCGGGTCGAAGCGCAGCGCGAGCAGCTCAGTCAGGCTGGGGTTGAGGTCGGTAGGCAGGCTCACGGGGCCGGGTTCTCCATGACGTAGGTGAGGTCACGCACCACCCGCTCCACCTGCGGAAGCTGGGTGTAGTCCCACAGCACGCGGAGCCTGCCGGAGGCGTCGATGAGGTACGTGCCCGTCGTGTGATTGATCTGATACTCCGTCTCGCTCCGCACGTCGGCCTTCTGGTACGCCACGCCGTAGGCACGGGCCGCTGCCGCGAGGTCAGGCTCAGGAATCCGCACGGCGATCGCCTTCCCGAAGAAGTCCACATATTCCTTCAATCGGGCAGGCGTGTCGCGGGCCGGGTCCACGCTGACGAGCACCACGTCGAAGCGGTCACGTTGGGCGGCGGGCAGCGCCTGGCGGGCCTTTTCGAGGTAGGCCAGACTCAGGGGGCAGATGTTCGGGCAGTGGGTGAAGCCGAAGAAGAGGGCGGTCGTGCGCCCGCTCCCCCCCGGCTGGAAGGTCCACGGCTGCCCGTTCTGGTCGGTGCCGCCGAAGGTCCGCGCGGCGGTCGGGCGGTCGTAGGCCGTGCCGTAGAAGGGGAAGGGACTCTTCAGCCGCGCGTAGCCCCATGCCCCCCCCAGCACGAGCACGACGGCGCACACGGCGAGGAGCGCCGACACGTACCAGGGACGCGCGGCGGGGGACGAGGGCAGGGAGACTTCGGTCATGGGGTCACGGCTTGCGGACGACGGCCTTCACCGGGAGCGTCCGCCCCCCCGTCCCGACCAGGGTAAGAGGAAGCGTCTCCCCCACGCGCAGGGGACGGGTGAAGTCCATCAGCATGAGGTGGTCGCCCGTCGCGGACAGCCGCAGGGTGCCCCCGGCGGGGACGGTCAGGGTCTTCACGTTCGTCATGCCCGTGCGCCCCTGACTGTCCCGGCGTGTCGCCATCAACATGCCGTGGCGGGCGACGGCGGCACGCACCCCGGTCAGGGTGACGGGCGTGCGCCCCTTGTTGTGCAGCGTCATGAATATGCTCGTCTCGGTCGCGCCGGGGGGCACGGCGACCACCGTCGCGCCCCGCACGGTCAGGGGCAGGGGGGCGGCGCTTTGTGCGGCAGGTGTGACGGGTGCAGCGGGGTGCCCCGAGTGCCCCGCCGAGGCCGGAAGCACGACCGCCGCGAGCGCGAGGGCCGCGAGCAGGGGGGTCAGGGTGGCAAGACGGTTGAGCATGGGCAGGGGGAGCCTCCTTGAGTGCGTCGGCCCGGTTGACCCCAGTCTAGGCGCGCGGGGGGGCCGGATTGTCCCCGCTGGCCGGAGGTTCGTGGGGTCGCTGCGGCGGCTGTTCCTCGCACCACACCAACGTTGGGCGGCTTGATCCCTGGATTTGAGTGACCCGGAGCAAGAGAAAGACCACGGGGATGGACGGTCCTCCCTTCCAGGGACGCCAGGCACGCTCACCCCCTCCCAGCCTCCCCCCAGGAACGCTTGTTGTGAATTGCAGATTGGGAAGTTGAGGCGTTTCATTGTTCAGCAGGACGGGCGTTGCTCGTCACCCCTCTTCCCAGCCCTCTCCCGCAAGGGGAGAGGGAGCAAAAAGCACATCCGGCACGCTTATCTTCTAATCCGCATCAAGCATTCAAGGGCGGAGGGCAAAACAAACGGCTCCACGTCCTCGGACGGTCGTTCACTCGACTCAAAGCAGACGAGCGGCCCCGTCCTTCTGGCGACTGGCCGCTGGCGACTGGCGACCCTGCGGCGACTTCCCCACCTCCCTTCCTCCGTCCAGCACTCCCAGACTCCCGACCTCATGGAACCTGTTCCACGTCTGCGCGCGGAGGGGTATGGTGGGGGCACGGTTATGAGAAAGCCCACGATTCAGGATGTCGCCCGGCGGGCGGGCGTCGGGGTCGGCACGGTGTCACGGGTGCTGAACAACCACGCCGCCGTCAAGGGCGCGACGCGCGAGACGGTGCTGCGGGCCATCGGCGACCTCGACTACACGCCCAACCCGCACGCCCGGCGCATCGCGGGGGGCAAGAGCTACACCATCAGCGTGCTGCTGCCCGTCGTGACGACCGAGTTCTACGTGCGGCTGCTCGACGGGCTGGAGACGGCCTTTCAGGAGGCCCGCTACGACGTGGCGATCTTTCCCCTGCTCGACCGCTCGCGGCTGGAGCGGTATCTCGGCTCGCACACGCTGGCGTACCAGGCCGACGGCCTCGTGATGGCGACCTACAACCTCTCGGGGCTGTTTCAGGAGCGGCGGCTGCGGCCCCAGCAGCCCACCGTCCTCGTGGACGCGCACGCCGAGGGGGTGGACTGCGCGTACATGGACAACGTAACGGGCGGGCAACTCGCGGGCGAGCACGCGGCGGCCCTGCCCGGCGAGCTGTACGCGATCTGGGTGGAGACCGAACTCGACCAGCTCTTCACCACCCTCGTCTTCGAGGAACGCCGCGCCGGATTTCACCGTGCGGTGGCGGAGGCGGGCCGTACCGTGCGTGCCGAGTTCACCTCCAGCTTCGACCCGCTCGCCGCGCGCAACGCCGCGTCCGCCCTGCTCGACGCGGCCCACTTCCCCTGCGCCGTGTTCGCCTCCGCCGACCTGCTCGCCGGGGCGCTCCTCGACGAGGCGGGGGCGCGGGGGCTGAGGGTCGGCCACGACCTGCGCGTCATCGGTTTCGACGACCAGCCGTGGGCCGCCGCGCGGGGCCTGACCACGCTCCACCAGCCCGTCGAGAGCATGGGCCACGAGGCCGCGCAACTCCTCCTCTCCCGCCTCGGCGGCTACCGGGGACCCCCCCGCGCCCGCCGCTTCGAGCCTCGGCTGATCGTGCGGGAGACGGCGTAGGGCGTTCCCCTTCTTCTCCACAAGCGACGGGCCACACGCCATACCCTCCCCTCAATGCCTCGTCTCCGCCACCCTCACCTCGTCGCGCCCGTGCCGCTTGACTCCGTACATGGCGGCGTCGGCGCGGGCCACCACGTCGTCGGGAGACTCGCCGGGCCGGGCGACGGCCACGCCGAAGCTGGCGGTCACGCCCGTGACCTCGCCGTGACGTTCGTCGCGCAGGTGGGCGCGCAGGGTCTTGAGGAGGTGACGCAGGGGGCCGTCCTCCAGCGACGGCAGCAGCAGCACGAACTCCTCCCCGCCCCAACGGGCCGCCATCCCGCCGGGGGGCACCACCTCCCGCGCGGCCCGCGCCACGCCGCGCAACACCCGGTCGCCGACCCCGTGACCGTAGGCGTCGTTGACCTGCTTGAAGTGGTCGAGGTCGAACAGCACGACCGTGTAGCGCCCCCCACTCTCCGCCAGCGCGTCCAGGCGTTCCTCGGCGGCGCGGCGGTTGGCGAGGCCGGTCAGGGCGTCACGGTACGCGGCCTCGCGCATGGCGAGCAGTTGCCCGCGCTGCACGCCGAAGGTCCCCTGCACCACGATGGTCACGGCCCCGACGAGCAGGAATTGCAGGACCGAGCCGAGGAGCCGCTCATCGGCCCACCCCGTGAGGCTGAGATTGAACAGGCACAGCCCCAGCACGACCGCGTAGGTCGCCGCCGCCCACAGCGCCGCCCGGCGAGGCGGGTAGAGCAGGAAGGGCGCGGCGTACAGCAGCGAGAACCAGTACGTGCTCTCGCTGAGCATCCGTGCCCCCGGCACGAACACCCGGAACTGCTGCTCCAGCGCCAGCAGAAAGTACACCGTGGTCGCCGCGTAGATGACGTTCGCCGCCGTGAGGATGGGCAGCCAGCGGGCCGTCAGCGCCGTCTGGAGCGCGAGCAGCAGCAGCGCCAGCAGGGGCAGCGCCACCCGGTCGAGCGGGTCGTAGTTGGGATGCTGCACCCACAGCGCCGTCATGCACGCCAGCGCCCCCGCCCACGCCAGCACCATGAACATCCGCCGCTGCGAGACCTCCCAGGGCCGGTCCGTGGGCATGTGGGGTTCGCGGTGGGGGGCAGGCTTTGTCAGACACACTCCGGGGGACGGGCGGTAAGTTCCTCATCCTACCCCGAGGTGTGAGAACAGTCGCGCGTGGGTGAGTGTCCAGAAACGCCGGAACTTTATTGAAATCCTGCCCCCAACCTCTCTTTTTCCCGCCTGGAAACAAGAGAAATCGGGGGAATCGGTAGAAGAAGCCGCTCTCCCCTTTGTGTGTCTGCCCCCTCAATCGTTAAGACCGGGGGCCGCCTCTTTTCTTCCTCACCGCCGGACGATGTGATGAACGCGGCAGCGAGCCTCGTACGTCTCCTGCGCGCCGACGAGGACCACGGGATCGTCGTAGCGGGCGGGCTGGCCGCCGATGAGGCGCTGGGAGCGGGTGGCGGGGGCACCGCAAACGGTGCAGATCGCCGTCAGCTTCTCCACGCTCTCGGCGCGGGCGAGCAGGTCGGGCACGCAGCCGAACGGCTCGGCGCGGAAGTCGAGGTCCAGCCCGGCGAGGATCACCCGCACCCCCGCCTCCGCCAGCCCCAGCGCGAGCGGCCCCAGGTCCGGCCCGAAGAACTGCGCCTCGTCGATGCCCACGACCTCGGGGAGCAGGTGCCCCGGCGCGGAGAGGAGCGTTCCCTCCCCCGCCAAGTGCGCGCCGATGGCCGCCACGCCCTGCACCGCCACCGCCTCGATGGTGCGGCCCGCGTGGCTGGCGACCTGCGAGGCGTGATAGCGGTTGTCGAGCGCGGGCTTGAACACGGCCACCCGCTGCCGGGCGATGACGGCGCGGTTGAGGCGGCGGATGAGTTCCTCACTCTTGCCGCTGAACATCGGCCCGACGATCACCTCGAGGTGGCCGCCGTGATAGGGGGACTTGAGCACGGGGCGGATTATGGCAGAGGGTAGGGAGGCGGGGGGTAGGGAAGGTCAAACCGCCGTCATGTGTGCGGCACAGACTGGTGAATGCGAACGGCACGCTTCCTCCTCCCGTTGGCTCTCGCCCTGAGTACCGTAGGCAGTGCCCAAAGTTATCCCGGATTCGAGTACGGCCC
Coding sequences within:
- a CDS encoding cytochrome c oxidase assembly protein, which codes for MSLPTDLNPSLTELLALRFDPLVWLPVLAVTGVYAWRFAVARRSEEGRARWPVWRAVLFALGMVLLILATQSAATTLTLNSMALYMSRLMVLAEVVPPLLILGLPRGVAIDPRRPLGRILGVLLDPWVALAVWFAVVIFWNVPAGFNASIVTNTAGALLPALYLLSSLLVWGVVLRPLPSVQPASIGSRGWFGLLAALPMMSVAAVWLYSRQVLYTPYVAALCLWNLTPLDNQQISGWIMMLAGTPAMALAFIQLMGWLIELTDGGARPPAAKG
- a CDS encoding GGDEF domain-containing protein, translating into MPTDRPWEVSQRRMFMVLAWAGALACMTALWVQHPNYDPLDRVALPLLALLLLALQTALTARWLPILTAANVIYAATTVYFLLALEQQFRVFVPGARMLSESTYWFSLLYAAPFLLYPPRRAALWAAATYAVVLGLCLFNLSLTGWADERLLGSVLQFLLVGAVTIVVQGTFGVQRGQLLAMREAAYRDALTGLANRRAAEERLDALAESGGRYTVVLFDLDHFKQVNDAYGHGVGDRVLRGVARAAREVVPPGGMAARWGGEEFVLLLPSLEDGPLRHLLKTLRAHLRDERHGEVTGVTASFGVAVARPGESPDDVVARADAAMYGVKRHGRDEVRVAETRH
- a CDS encoding SCO family protein yields the protein MTEVSLPSSPAARPWYVSALLAVCAVVLVLGGAWGYARLKSPFPFYGTAYDRPTAARTFGGTDQNGQPWTFQPGGSGRTTALFFGFTHCPNICPLSLAYLEKARQALPAAQRDRFDVVLVSVDPARDTPARLKEYVDFFGKAIAVRIPEPDLAAAARAYGVAYQKADVRSETEYQINHTTGTYLIDASGRLRVLWDYTQLPQVERVVRDLTYVMENPAP
- a CDS encoding copper chaperone PCu(A)C, which encodes MLNRLATLTPLLAALALAAVVLPASAGHSGHPAAPVTPAAQSAAPLPLTVRGATVVAVPPGATETSIFMTLHNKGRTPVTLTGVRAAVARHGMLMATRRDSQGRTGMTNVKTLTVPAGGTLRLSATGDHLMLMDFTRPLRVGETLPLTLVGTGGRTLPVKAVVRKP
- a CDS encoding substrate-binding domain-containing protein, which encodes MRKPTIQDVARRAGVGVGTVSRVLNNHAAVKGATRETVLRAIGDLDYTPNPHARRIAGGKSYTISVLLPVVTTEFYVRLLDGLETAFQEARYDVAIFPLLDRSRLERYLGSHTLAYQADGLVMATYNLSGLFQERRLRPQQPTVLVDAHAEGVDCAYMDNVTGGQLAGEHAAALPGELYAIWVETELDQLFTTLVFEERRAGFHRAVAEAGRTVRAEFTSSFDPLAARNAASALLDAAHFPCAVFASADLLAGALLDEAGARGLRVGHDLRVIGFDDQPWAAARGLTTLHQPVESMGHEAAQLLLSRLGGYRGPPRARRFEPRLIVRETA
- a CDS encoding thymidine kinase gives rise to the protein MLKSPYHGGHLEVIVGPMFSGKSEELIRRLNRAVIARQRVAVFKPALDNRYHASQVASHAGRTIEAVAVQGVAAIGAHLAGEGTLLSAPGHLLPEVVGIDEAQFFGPDLGPLALGLAEAGVRVILAGLDLDFRAEPFGCVPDLLARAESVEKLTAICTVCGAPATRSQRLIGGQPARYDDPVVLVGAQETYEARCRVHHIVRR